A genome region from Lucilia cuprina isolate Lc7/37 chromosome 3, ASM2204524v1, whole genome shotgun sequence includes the following:
- the LOC111682357 gene encoding uncharacterized protein LOC111682357 isoform X3, protein MVLQNHNTIAARSLTSTTNSGNTAHSTASNSTDTARVAYRMSQQRPIVDLLVAMIAVPILILCALQLEKNLHDMANSPESRWLVFALGIGMLIVSVIICGYVTHRMGVCIWAGPIDEVGNRVGSGSGGSRGVSHINSQNDILRIVDSLPPSYDSVVKFDIPPPPYDCLVIDMEQCKDEPETEDKPTVSTQNSTVHM, encoded by the exons ATGGTACTGCAAAATCACAATACTATAGCAGCACGTTCCCTAACCTCTACAACAAATTCAGGAAATACTGCCCACTCAACTGCCTCAAACTCTACAGATACCGCAAGAGTAGCCTACAGAATGTCGCAACAAAGACCTATTGTCGATTTGCTGGTGGCCATGATTGCCGTTCCCATTTTAATATTGTGTGCCTTACAGTTGGAAAAGAATCTTCATGATATGGCCAATAGTCCTGAGAGTCGATGGCTTGTGTTTGCCTTGGGTATTGGCATGCTAATAGTTAGTGTTATCATTTGTGGTTATGTTACGCATCGCATGGGCGTTTGCATTTGGGCTGGTCCCATCGATGAAGTGGGCAATCGGGTGGGTAGTGGAAGTGGCGGTAGTCGTGGAGTATCACAT ATCAATTCCCAAAATGATATTCTACGGATAGTAGATTCACTGCCTCCCAGCTATGATAGCGTAGTAAAATTCGATATACCACCACCGCCCTATGATTGTCTAGTCATAGATATGGAACAATGTAAAGATGAACCAGAAACCGAAGATAAGCCCACAGTATCAACACAAAATTCCACGGTTCATATGTAA
- the LOC111682357 gene encoding uncharacterized protein LOC111682357 isoform X2: protein MRVSLPGDMLMSTVFDTSMVLQNHNTIAARSLTSTTNSGNTAHSTASNSTDTARVAYRMSQQRPIVDLLVAMIAVPILILCALQLEKNLHDMANSPESRWLVFALGIGMLIVSVIICGYVTHRMGVCIWAGPIDEVGNRVGSGSGGSRGVSHINSQNDILRIVDSLPPSYDSVVKFDIPPPPYDCLVIDMEQCKDEPETEDKPTVSTQNSTVHM from the exons atgcgCGTAAGTTTGCCGGGTGATATGCTGATGTCAACTGTGTTTGATACAAG TATGGTACTGCAAAATCACAATACTATAGCAGCACGTTCCCTAACCTCTACAACAAATTCAGGAAATACTGCCCACTCAACTGCCTCAAACTCTACAGATACCGCAAGAGTAGCCTACAGAATGTCGCAACAAAGACCTATTGTCGATTTGCTGGTGGCCATGATTGCCGTTCCCATTTTAATATTGTGTGCCTTACAGTTGGAAAAGAATCTTCATGATATGGCCAATAGTCCTGAGAGTCGATGGCTTGTGTTTGCCTTGGGTATTGGCATGCTAATAGTTAGTGTTATCATTTGTGGTTATGTTACGCATCGCATGGGCGTTTGCATTTGGGCTGGTCCCATCGATGAAGTGGGCAATCGGGTGGGTAGTGGAAGTGGCGGTAGTCGTGGAGTATCACAT ATCAATTCCCAAAATGATATTCTACGGATAGTAGATTCACTGCCTCCCAGCTATGATAGCGTAGTAAAATTCGATATACCACCACCGCCCTATGATTGTCTAGTCATAGATATGGAACAATGTAAAGATGAACCAGAAACCGAAGATAAGCCCACAGTATCAACACAAAATTCCACGGTTCATATGTAA
- the LOC111682357 gene encoding uncharacterized protein LOC111682357 isoform X1, translating to MRVSLPGDMLMSTVFDTRYMVLQNHNTIAARSLTSTTNSGNTAHSTASNSTDTARVAYRMSQQRPIVDLLVAMIAVPILILCALQLEKNLHDMANSPESRWLVFALGIGMLIVSVIICGYVTHRMGVCIWAGPIDEVGNRVGSGSGGSRGVSHINSQNDILRIVDSLPPSYDSVVKFDIPPPPYDCLVIDMEQCKDEPETEDKPTVSTQNSTVHM from the exons atgcgCGTAAGTTTGCCGGGTGATATGCTGATGTCAACTGTGTTTGATACAAGgta TATGGTACTGCAAAATCACAATACTATAGCAGCACGTTCCCTAACCTCTACAACAAATTCAGGAAATACTGCCCACTCAACTGCCTCAAACTCTACAGATACCGCAAGAGTAGCCTACAGAATGTCGCAACAAAGACCTATTGTCGATTTGCTGGTGGCCATGATTGCCGTTCCCATTTTAATATTGTGTGCCTTACAGTTGGAAAAGAATCTTCATGATATGGCCAATAGTCCTGAGAGTCGATGGCTTGTGTTTGCCTTGGGTATTGGCATGCTAATAGTTAGTGTTATCATTTGTGGTTATGTTACGCATCGCATGGGCGTTTGCATTTGGGCTGGTCCCATCGATGAAGTGGGCAATCGGGTGGGTAGTGGAAGTGGCGGTAGTCGTGGAGTATCACAT ATCAATTCCCAAAATGATATTCTACGGATAGTAGATTCACTGCCTCCCAGCTATGATAGCGTAGTAAAATTCGATATACCACCACCGCCCTATGATTGTCTAGTCATAGATATGGAACAATGTAAAGATGAACCAGAAACCGAAGATAAGCCCACAGTATCAACACAAAATTCCACGGTTCATATGTAA